CTCTGCTGACCTCTTCCGGAAATCCTGGGCAACTGAGCCCCCAGACCCGAGCAGTGCTCGTATACTCGTGCATACAAGTTCCTTCGTGCTGGTAGGCCGCCATGTGCAGCGGGTTCGGGCTAGACGAGTTTCACGCCGTCGTGGGCGCGGATAGCCGGCGGGGATGCCGCGTCAAGAGCATCCAGGACGCGGATCGCGTACGCCTCGTCGGCGAGTTCGGTGACTTCTTCGCGGGTGGCCCAGCGCAGTGCGCGGGTCTCGTCGCCTGTGGTGGGCGTGCCGTCGGCGGCCTCGCAGCGGAAGACCAGCGAGACGATCAAGCCCGTCATGTTCTTGTAGACGCCGGTGAGGGTCGCAGGGAGTGCGATCTTGATGCCGGTTTCTTCGAGGACTTCGCGCTGGAGGGCCTCGGGGATGGTTTCCTCGCGTTCGAGGACTCCGCCCGGGGGTTCCCACTTGCCGTTGTCGCGGCGCTGGATCAAGAGGGCGCGGCCCTGGGCGTCTACAACGACTCCTGCAACGCTCACGGAGTGCGGACGGTCCATGCTCACGTTCCTCGGCCCTCTCGGCTGGCTAGGCTCT
The DNA window shown above is from Streptomyces chartreusis and carries:
- a CDS encoding NUDIX hydrolase, translating into MSVAGVVVDAQGRALLIQRRDNGKWEPPGGVLEREETIPEALQREVLEETGIKIALPATLTGVYKNMTGLIVSLVFRCEAADGTPTTGDETRALRWATREEVTELADEAYAIRVLDALDAASPPAIRAHDGVKLV